Sequence from the Ereboglobus luteus genome:
AGGACGGCAATGTCGGCGAGCTGCTCAAGCAGTTGCCCGGCGTCATGGTGTTCGACTCCAGCGCGGCGGTCGAGGGCGAGGGCGCGCCCGGCGAACTGACCGGAATCCAAATCCGTGGCGCGATGGGCGACCAGTCCGCGCTGGTGACTCTGAACGGCAACGAAGCCAGCAGCGCCTCGGCCATTGGCTCGGCCTCGCGCTCGTTTTCGCTGAAAGGTTTTAACGTGGACAACATCGAGAGCCTGGAAATTTTCAAGGCCTCCACGCCCGCGCATCCCGGCAACACGCTGGGCGGACTGGTCAACTTCACCACCAGAAGCGCGTTTCAGCAAAAGGGCAGGCGGCTCACGCTGGACACGCAGATAAACTTTATAGAAAGCGAATGGGGTCTGGGCAGCCGTTTGCACAGCAACACCGAACCAGCCCGCAAGTTTTATCCCGGCATGACGCTTAATTACTCCGAGGCATTTTTTCAAAACACGGCGCATCCCATTGGGATTTCGCTCACGCTTGGCGCCAACCGGAGCGCCCGGTATGGCGTCCGCCTGAAGGCGGGATATGCCGGGGTGAACGGCGAGTTGCCCTGGGGGCAGCCGGAGCTATCCGATGTGCCCGTGGCCGCCACAAGCTATCAATGGCAGGACGAGGATTCCATATACGACTCGCTGCGGGCGGGGCTCACGGTGGATTTTAAAGTGTCTCCCCACACCAGCGCCTATGCCGTGTTTGGCTGGGACAAGCAAAAGCAGTCTGACGGCGGTTATCGCCGGTTGATCGCAACCGCGGGCACTGTGCTCCCCGGTTCCACCATCGACAGAATAGAGGCCTCGGAGGCGCAGGGCGTTAATATTAACGCGAGCGTCGGCTTGTTTCGGTTTGAAAATAAGAACTTCAGGATTAACCCCGGCATGAAACACAAGTGGGGCGACTTCTCGCTCAACTACGATGTTTTTTATAGTAAATCCACCAGCGACCGCGATGAGAAGAGAGTGGATTATTATCTGGCCGACAATTCGGAGAACGCCGCGTCGCGCGTGAAGTTTGTGGTCGATAACATCATTGCGAGCGAGGGCGACGGCGCGAATTTGCGGATGGTTTCCGGGGCCGATCCGGCGGATCTCGACAGTTGGAATTCCCTCACCCTGGGTTACAAGCCGCAGTCCGTGAGCGACGAGCGTTATGGCGGAAAAATAGACGCCAAGAAGAGCCTTCTTTTTCGCTTTCCTCTCCAGCTACAATCGGGCGCCGCATATAATGTGCGCGATAGCGCATACGAGCGACCGGAATACAGGTATGATCTGACTGGCGCCGACAAGTTGCTGGGCACGCCGGACGATCCAAGGCTGGGAAGCTTTTTGGACAAGAACCGGACCTCGTCCGATTTTTACTACGGAGATCGCATGCCGGAGATCGCGTGGGTGAGCCCGGATGCGATTTGGGATCATTTTCTCTCCCATCCGGATCAGTTTTGGGGGCAGCACGCCAACAACGCTCAGGCCGTGAGGCAAAACAGCAAATCCTTCAAGGAGAAGGTCACCGCCGTGTATTTCATGGGCACCTGGAAACTCGCCGACCTCACCATCCTGGCCGGAGCGCGCTGGGAGCTGACGGACAATTCCAGCCACGGTTACGTAAGGCTGTCCGAGGAGGGCTCCAGCAGCGATCCCTCCTACGAGCCCGATGCCGCCGAGCGCGCCTTTGGGCGCTGGCAACCCCGGTCCGCGTCAAAATCCTACGACAACTGGCTGCCCAGTTTGCATTTGAAATATGAGCCGGTGAAAAACTTTATCCTTCGCGGCAGCATCACCAACGACATCGGGCGTCCCTCGGTGGGCAACATGATCGCCAATGCCTCGTTTGACCACCAGGGGCGGAGCATCAGGATGTCCAACCCCGACCTCGTTCCGCAGGCGGGGCGCAATTACGACGTGAGCATTGAGTATTATATTAAAAACGGCGTGGTCTCGCTGGCGGGATTCTACAAGGACCAGAAAAACCGGATTGAGGAAGTCCGATACACAGTCGGGGCCGGCATGGACAACGGATTCGACGGCATGTATGAGAACTACACCGTTTATCAGAATATAAACGCGACCAATGTGAAGATTCAGGGCGTTGAGTTTTCATTTTCACAGCGTTTGTATTATTTGCCCTGGCTGCTCAAAAATCTGCGCCTGAACTGCAATTATACTTACAACGAAAGCAAGCGCACGCAGTTGGGCTCCCCGGGCACATGGCTGAAAACAAAGGACTATGGCTCGCCCCGCGACACGGCCAATGTCGCGATCTCCTACTCGGGACGCCGTCTCTCGTGGCGGGTGAAGTGCAACTGGCGGGGATCCTACGTGAACGAGATGTATTATTGGGGGCAGAATACCAACAAGCCGACCACGACACCCTATTCCGTTTACAGATGGGATGAGACACTCCAGTTCGACCTGGGCGCCAGTTATTCGTTTTCACGGACATGGACCCTTTATTTTGACTGGAGAAACATCACGGGCGAGGCCGCCGTGAGACGCTGGAATTATTCCAACGTAATGCGTGAATATCACAGGGGGCTTTC
This genomic interval carries:
- a CDS encoding TonB-dependent receptor, with protein sequence MHKEPNNIIKAFAVNQRLMRVFQFHVFGVLAAIMALSLPVAGQDEKLQDPGAIAGQVTNKATKKYLINVAISVADTPIRASTDQDGNYTIQNLKPGSYSLIFEYTGLDTERTVVQVAPGKTTSLDVEMTADVYHLETFVVSSDREGQAQAIQEQKMAVDSRYVLAADSFGNIQDGNVGELLKQLPGVMVFDSSAAVEGEGAPGELTGIQIRGAMGDQSALVTLNGNEASSASAIGSASRSFSLKGFNVDNIESLEIFKASTPAHPGNTLGGLVNFTTRSAFQQKGRRLTLDTQINFIESEWGLGSRLHSNTEPARKFYPGMTLNYSEAFFQNTAHPIGISLTLGANRSARYGVRLKAGYAGVNGELPWGQPELSDVPVAATSYQWQDEDSIYDSLRAGLTVDFKVSPHTSAYAVFGWDKQKQSDGGYRRLIATAGTVLPGSTIDRIEASEAQGVNINASVGLFRFENKNFRINPGMKHKWGDFSLNYDVFYSKSTSDRDEKRVDYYLADNSENAASRVKFVVDNIIASEGDGANLRMVSGADPADLDSWNSLTLGYKPQSVSDERYGGKIDAKKSLLFRFPLQLQSGAAYNVRDSAYERPEYRYDLTGADKLLGTPDDPRLGSFLDKNRTSSDFYYGDRMPEIAWVSPDAIWDHFLSHPDQFWGQHANNAQAVRQNSKSFKEKVTAVYFMGTWKLADLTILAGARWELTDNSSHGYVRLSEEGSSSDPSYEPDAAERAFGRWQPRSASKSYDNWLPSLHLKYEPVKNFILRGSITNDIGRPSVGNMIANASFDHQGRSIRMSNPDLVPQAGRNYDVSIEYYIKNGVVSLAGFYKDQKNRIEEVRYTVGAGMDNGFDGMYENYTVYQNINATNVKIQGVEFSFSQRLYYLPWLLKNLRLNCNYTYNESKRTQLGSPGTWLKTKDYGSPRDTANVAISYSGRRLSWRVKCNWRGSYVNEMYYWGQNTNKPTTTPYSVYRWDETLQFDLGASYSFSRTWTLYFDWRNITGEAAVRRWNYSNVMREYHRGLSNVSIGLKAGF